The window ATGTATATATCCTTCAATGATGGTGCTAACTGGCAGCCGTTTCAGCTCAATTTACCCATAGTTCCAATCACTGATTTAACAATAAAGGAGAATAACTTGATAGCTGCTACACAAGGTAGAAGTTTCTGGATTATAGATGACTTGACAGTTCTTCATCAAATGTCAAATGAAGTTATTAATAAACCTTTCCACCTATTCAAGCCTCAAGACTCTTACAGTCTAGATGGAACAAGAAGAACTTCTTTGACAGCAGGCACGAACAGACCTGGAGGTGTTTTGGTCTATTATCATCTTAGAGAAGAACCAAAAGAAGAATTAAGAATAGAATTTTATGACAAACAAAAAAATCTAATCAGAGAATTCTCCACCAAAGGAATCGAGGGTGACACCTTGAAATACAAATTAGGATCTAATGAATTCAATTGGAACTTAAGAATTCCTGATGCTCGAGATTTCGAAGGCATGATCATGTGGTCTGGCCCATTAAGAGGTCCAAAAATTGTTCCAGGTGAGTATTCCGTGAAAATGATCGTAGATGGAAAAGCTCAAGAGCAAAATTTCAAAGTTTTGGCTGATAAAAGGTATCCTTCCACTCAGGCTGACCTTCAGGAGCAATTTGACTTCTTGTTAGCAGTAAGAGATAAGCTTACTGAAACTCACGAAGCTATCATCATGATTAGAAAATATCGAGACGAGTTAAATAGCATCATAGAAAAAGATAGTAAGCAGAAAAGAAGGATTGATCCTATCATCAAGCAAATCTCTGATATAGAAAAAGAGCTTTACCAAACTCAAAATAAAAGCGGTCAAGATCCACTAAACTACCCAATTCGTCTGAACAACAAATTAGCCCACCTCAATGTGATTGCAGGAACAGGCTCGTACAAACCAACAGATGGCGCTGAGGAGGTTAGAGTTGAGATCACTCGACAAATCAATATTCAGCTTAATAAATTTAGGGAAATTGAAAGCAATCAGATTTCAAAAATTCTAAATATTGAAGAAATGAAGACAGAATTAGAAAAAAAATAAATTTAAAAGCCACTCAAATTTGGTGGCTTTTTTGTGACTATTCACACCTAATTTTCGTAAAAAAGAGTATAAATTCGATCAGAAATTAAAATAAATAAAACCATGAACTACACAGAAAATTACAAAGGTGTAAAAATTGATGTTCAGTCTCCAAATTTAGATGTGAGCCAAGAAATTCAATCTGAAATAAGAAATTGTATCAATAAACTTTCAAAGTTCACTAATGACATCAATGCTCTTGATGTCTATTTCAAAGCAGAGGGTCAAGGTGGATCAGCCACGACAACCGTTGGAATGCGTGTTGGAATCCCAGGACCTGATGTATTTGCAGAAGAAAAAGGAGAAAACTGGGTTGGAATGCTGAAATCTGTGACTGATAAAAACATCAGACAGATTCAGAAAAATAAATAATCGAAATTATTTCCGATAAAAATTAAAAGCTTCAGGTTAAAATAACCTGAAGCTTTTAATTTCATTAATAAAATTAAGCGCACTACTTGGGCTAATAATTAAAATAAATACAATACCAATTAATGCCCCATATAAATGGGCATCATGATTGACGCCATCATTACCTTTTTTGGCTTGTACCACAGAATAAATCAAAAATAAAATTCCCAATGCAAAACCTGGAAGGCAAATAATACCAAACAGACAAATGTCCGAAAGCGGCATTAGAATGATACTTGCAAAAACTGTCGCTGCTACTCCTCCACTTGCCCCCAATGCTCTGTAGAAACTATGATTTTGATGCTTCAGGAATGTTGGAACATCTGCAATCACAATTGCTGCTACATAGAATAGCACAAACACAACTGTACCAGGGATAAAACCTAAACGGTATAATAAGAATTGCTCCACTGCACCTCCAAAGAAATAAAAGGTGAACATATTGAACAGCAAGTGCATGCTGTCCTTATGGATAAATCCAGAAAGAACGAACCTGTCATATTGATTCTTATTCTTAATTAAGTAAGGTGTGAACATCCACCTATCAAGTATCGATGGATTTTTGAACCCCCAGTATGAAGTCATAACGGTGATCACTATAAGGACCACCGTCGTTGAT is drawn from Belliella baltica DSM 15883 and contains these coding sequences:
- a CDS encoding HPF/RaiA family ribosome-associated protein; the protein is MNYTENYKGVKIDVQSPNLDVSQEIQSEIRNCINKLSKFTNDINALDVYFKAEGQGGSATTTVGMRVGIPGPDVFAEEKGENWVGMLKSVTDKNIRQIQKNK
- a CDS encoding rhomboid family intramembrane serine protease: MELSTTVVLIVITVMTSYWGFKNPSILDRWMFTPYLIKNKNQYDRFVLSGFIHKDSMHLLFNMFTFYFFGGAVEQFLLYRLGFIPGTVVFVLFYVAAIVIADVPTFLKHQNHSFYRALGASGGVAATVFASIILMPLSDICLFGIICLPGFALGILFLIYSVVQAKKGNDGVNHDAHLYGALIGIVFILIISPSSALNFINEIKSFRLF